Proteins found in one Sulfitobacter pontiacus genomic segment:
- a CDS encoding DUF1217 domain-containing protein, producing the protein MISISGLGSSTALKLIDATRDKQLDLMRDSAANKRAEEAFRDRIGDISSPEELIADFEVYSFVMRAFDLEDQIFGKGLIRKMLESDPVEPSSLLNRLTDSRFREMHLALGFTTEAGPQTPDLTDPDFLNDVTTRFYNRQYINENDAQNETVGTVLEFRDKFSGINNWFDVLASEKLTNFFQVALSLPEQMSALDLDKQKALLADKFDLEKLADPAEREKLIARYVAISDAVNPQGFQANSIALDLLQSYNLGGQFVPITIDVTAVTFSASRLYR; encoded by the coding sequence ATGATCAGCATTTCAGGTTTAGGCAGTTCCACCGCGCTCAAGCTGATTGACGCAACGCGGGACAAACAACTTGATCTGATGCGTGATTCTGCCGCCAACAAACGCGCGGAAGAAGCGTTTCGCGACAGAATCGGCGACATCTCCAGCCCGGAAGAGCTGATCGCGGATTTCGAAGTCTACAGTTTTGTGATGCGGGCCTTTGACCTGGAAGACCAGATTTTCGGCAAAGGGCTGATCCGCAAAATGCTGGAATCCGATCCGGTCGAACCTTCATCCCTGCTGAACCGACTGACCGACAGCCGCTTCCGCGAAATGCATCTGGCCCTTGGCTTCACGACTGAGGCAGGTCCGCAAACCCCTGATTTGACGGACCCGGATTTCCTGAATGATGTGACGACACGCTTCTATAATCGGCAGTACATTAACGAAAATGACGCCCAGAACGAGACCGTGGGCACGGTGTTAGAATTTCGTGACAAGTTTAGCGGTATTAATAACTGGTTCGACGTACTGGCCAGCGAGAAGCTAACCAATTTCTTCCAGGTCGCCTTGTCACTCCCCGAACAGATGTCTGCCCTTGATCTCGACAAACAAAAGGCGCTTCTCGCTGATAAATTCGACCTCGAAAAACTGGCGGATCCGGCGGAACGTGAGAAGCTGATCGCGCGCTACGTCGCCATTTCAGATGCAGTTAACCCACAGGGATTTCAGGCGAATTCGATCGCACTTGATCTGCTGCAATCCTACAATCTGGGCGGCCAGTTCGTGCCGATCACAATCGATGTGACGGCTGTCACATTCTCTGCATCGCGCCTGTATCGCTGA
- a CDS encoding flagellar motor switch protein FliG, producing the protein MNQFVPLRKHRHMSGAQKSAILFLCLGEERGGAIMQQLDVDEIRQITTAISTMGEVDAGIVEEIIAEFDEKVNHSGSVVGSIDAARGLLKEFLPEDRVAEILQEIDGKKIDNVWKDLSDLDEKELVAFLQKEHNQTIAVILTRIRPDVAAKVLPLLGAERAADLIERIMGMDKLPIDTIQNIENTLREDVLAKAGNSAEARIESQLVSIFNKLDEDMLVNLTRNLEERQPDKLLSIKQKMFVFDDLVKFNEMMLGKIMREVSGNTLPMALRGAKKEVREHFLASLPSRSRGMLQDEMSSMGPVRSKDVKGAQAQLVEAALRLMSEGEVSLPENDDDMMSDMPS; encoded by the coding sequence ATGAACCAGTTTGTACCCCTTCGCAAACATCGCCACATGTCCGGCGCGCAGAAATCGGCGATCCTTTTCCTGTGTTTGGGTGAGGAGAGGGGCGGCGCGATCATGCAGCAGCTTGATGTTGATGAGATTCGCCAGATCACCACCGCTATCTCGACGATGGGCGAAGTCGACGCCGGTATCGTTGAAGAAATCATCGCGGAATTTGATGAAAAAGTGAATCACAGCGGCAGTGTGGTCGGCTCGATTGATGCCGCACGCGGATTGCTGAAAGAATTCCTCCCCGAAGATCGTGTTGCTGAAATTTTGCAGGAAATTGACGGCAAAAAGATCGATAACGTTTGGAAAGACCTGTCGGATCTGGACGAGAAGGAGTTGGTCGCCTTTCTCCAGAAGGAACACAACCAAACGATCGCTGTCATCCTGACGCGAATCCGGCCTGACGTCGCAGCGAAGGTATTGCCGCTGTTGGGGGCCGAACGAGCCGCCGATCTGATTGAGCGCATCATGGGCATGGACAAGCTGCCGATCGATACGATTCAGAATATCGAAAACACATTGCGTGAAGATGTGCTCGCCAAGGCCGGAAACAGCGCTGAAGCCCGGATCGAGAGCCAGTTGGTGTCGATTTTCAACAAACTCGACGAAGATATGTTGGTTAATCTCACCCGCAACCTGGAAGAGCGCCAGCCCGATAAGCTCTTGTCGATCAAGCAAAAAATGTTTGTTTTCGATGATTTGGTTAAATTCAACGAAATGATGTTGGGTAAAATCATGCGCGAAGTGAGCGGGAATACCCTGCCGATGGCGCTGCGTGGTGCCAAGAAGGAAGTGCGTGAACATTTCCTGGCGTCCCTGCCTTCGCGATCACGCGGAATGCTGCAGGATGAAATGTCTTCAATGGGCCCTGTCCGGTCCAAAGATGTTAAAGGCGCGCAGGCTCAGTTGGTCGAAGCCGCATTGCGTTTGATGTCGGAAGGGGAGGTGTCCTTGCCCGAAAATGACGACGACATGATGTCGGATATGCCGAGCTGA
- the fliP gene encoding flagellar type III secretion system pore protein FliP (The bacterial flagellar biogenesis protein FliP forms a type III secretion system (T3SS)-type pore required for flagellar assembly.) has protein sequence MSPRLLPLFAPRMMCGLALVLAGVVASASTGWAQEADLGSMVRDLSSAFGDVTPGTDEGASLSGRLIQLFAIISVLSVAPGLLVMVTSFTRFVIVFSMLRLALGLNQTPPNIVLNAMALFMTFFVMQPVFEDAWEGGLVPLMENAIIEEQAVRNISEPFYNFMLVNTRDKDLQLFTDIADEASPPSDGPAALPSWRVLVPSFMISELRRAFTIGFLIYLPFIAIDLIVASVLMSAGMMMLPPVLVSLPFKVIFFVLIDGWYMLAGSLIQSYVSG, from the coding sequence ATGTCCCCCCGTTTGCTGCCCCTGTTTGCACCGCGCATGATGTGTGGTCTGGCCTTGGTTTTGGCCGGTGTCGTCGCGTCCGCATCGACTGGATGGGCGCAAGAGGCAGACCTTGGCAGCATGGTGCGGGACCTCTCTTCGGCTTTCGGTGACGTGACGCCGGGCACGGACGAGGGGGCCAGCCTGTCGGGCCGTCTGATCCAGCTGTTCGCGATCATTTCGGTCCTGAGCGTGGCACCGGGGCTTTTGGTGATGGTCACGAGCTTCACCAGATTTGTCATTGTTTTCTCGATGTTACGGCTTGCGCTTGGGCTGAACCAAACGCCACCGAACATCGTGTTGAACGCTATGGCGCTGTTCATGACCTTCTTTGTGATGCAGCCGGTGTTCGAGGATGCGTGGGAGGGCGGGCTGGTCCCTTTGATGGAAAACGCCATCATCGAAGAGCAAGCCGTGCGCAATATATCCGAGCCGTTTTACAACTTCATGTTGGTTAATACGCGCGACAAGGATCTCCAGCTTTTCACCGATATTGCGGATGAAGCGTCACCGCCCTCGGATGGGCCTGCTGCGCTGCCAAGCTGGCGGGTGCTGGTGCCCTCCTTCATGATTTCGGAGCTGCGTCGCGCGTTTACCATCGGCTTTCTGATTTACCTTCCATTCATCGCGATCGACCTGATCGTGGCATCGGTTTTGATGAGCGCAGGCATGATGATGCTGCCGCCCGTGTTGGTTTCGCTGCCCTTCAAGGTCATCTTTTTCGTACTGATCGATGGGTGGTACATGCTGGCTGGGTCGCTGATTCAATCCTACGTGTCCGGATAA
- the fliN gene encoding flagellar motor switch protein FliN: protein MLHNDQDKTQADLTDSTAQDAETKAPAGLDGKSLDAIFGVKLDVRVVLGRSRMPISELLNLTKGSVIELDRRVGEPVDIMINDRMVARGDLVRVQGDSLGVALREIVKDFVSEI, encoded by the coding sequence ATGCTACATAATGACCAGGATAAAACCCAAGCAGACCTGACCGACAGCACCGCTCAGGATGCAGAAACCAAAGCGCCGGCGGGTCTGGATGGCAAAAGCCTCGATGCGATCTTTGGGGTCAAACTGGACGTCCGTGTCGTTCTGGGGCGCAGCCGTATGCCGATCTCGGAGTTGCTGAACCTGACCAAAGGGTCGGTGATCGAGCTTGACCGCCGCGTGGGTGAACCCGTCGACATCATGATTAACGATCGCATGGTCGCGCGCGGTGATCTGGTGCGCGTGCAGGGGGATTCCCTTGGTGTTGCGCTGCGTGAGATCGTCAAAGACTTCGTTTCAGAAATCTGA
- a CDS encoding flagellar motor switch protein FliH, with translation MIDLFARNFDSDNAPAAPVTTIDEEELNLRLAEARKQGFDAGRAVGQQDAKAEFDAQEDARLEAESAEIRAQLDALIVQDTRQCRATETDIVELFLGIGDRLVPELLQNYGVDLAIGRIRESVALSRSTPVLSITASPEVAARLQAEPPVWLPASTDAASIKIVADSDLPRGAARVVWQGGKLEYDLEKATTAVRSALQTAAVELTATTRIAE, from the coding sequence ATGATCGATCTTTTCGCCCGAAATTTCGACAGCGACAATGCGCCCGCAGCGCCCGTCACTACAATCGACGAGGAAGAGCTGAACCTGCGTCTCGCCGAAGCGCGCAAGCAGGGCTTTGATGCCGGGCGCGCCGTCGGGCAGCAAGATGCAAAAGCGGAGTTTGACGCGCAAGAGGATGCACGACTAGAGGCGGAGAGCGCTGAAATCCGTGCGCAGCTTGACGCGCTGATCGTGCAAGATACGAGACAATGCCGCGCAACAGAGACTGATATCGTGGAACTCTTCCTCGGCATCGGCGACCGGCTTGTACCAGAGTTGCTGCAAAACTACGGCGTCGATCTGGCCATTGGTCGCATCCGTGAAAGCGTCGCCCTAAGCCGCAGTACACCGGTTCTGTCCATCACCGCCTCCCCCGAAGTCGCCGCACGGCTGCAGGCCGAGCCGCCGGTTTGGCTACCTGCATCAACAGACGCCGCGTCGATCAAGATTGTCGCGGATAGCGATCTGCCCCGTGGTGCGGCGCGGGTCGTCTGGCAGGGCGGGAAGCTGGAATACGATCTTGAAAAGGCAACCACGGCCGTGCGCAGCGCCTTGCAAACCGCCGCCGTTGAACTGACCGCAACCACAAGGATTGCTGAATAA
- the fliF gene encoding flagellar basal-body MS-ring/collar protein FliF: protein MQGLIDNLKSLGKNKLVMLGGAGVGVVLLMILGIGAVTRPDYAPLYSNLSITSANSIEATLANAGFNAMVSEDGTSISVPRGDAVRARMVLAETGMPIDGDPGWELFDESSGLAMNSFLQKINKMRAMEGELARSIQTLDGISSARVHLVLPDREPFSRDAPAPRASIILRPESGRAVTRKQAVAVSNLVASAVADLDISRVTVLSASGETILAEGPDGSSQGGVQSAKAGIEDRLSQEIQNILTARVGAGNARVHVNVELTTQREVIVEQTYDPDQQVVRSTETKSEDQTGTKEAGNVGVENNIPAALADGNGAGTSTRRSEADEIVQYEIGNTRREIVREAGDVRRMSVAVLVNGIYNVDGSDVIYAERTPEELARLGELVKTAVGFDTTRGDSVSVDSMRFMDYSMDLGDPIDKSIGDELTENVVSIVRGVLALLVVGLILVFGVRPMLRKFSEGDQLNSYEDPALTAEKAAEPAALTAEGQRPKLPGTTPAVADIAEDDDPLTVTDDDIEAAEVAEYVRKEGIRGNLHKKKIETIQQLADEKPQEVLRVIRSWLPAEAGA, encoded by the coding sequence ATGCAAGGATTAATCGACAATCTCAAGTCGCTCGGTAAAAACAAGCTCGTGATGCTTGGTGGGGCGGGTGTTGGTGTGGTGCTGTTGATGATTCTCGGCATTGGTGCCGTGACCCGTCCGGACTACGCGCCGCTCTATTCGAATCTGTCGATCACCTCCGCAAATTCGATCGAGGCGACGCTGGCAAACGCCGGCTTCAACGCGATGGTCTCTGAAGACGGCACCAGCATCTCGGTTCCCCGCGGGGACGCGGTGCGGGCGCGTATGGTTTTGGCAGAGACCGGCATGCCCATCGATGGAGATCCGGGATGGGAGCTGTTCGACGAAAGCAGCGGGCTGGCGATGAACTCCTTCCTGCAGAAGATCAATAAGATGCGCGCGATGGAGGGGGAGCTCGCCCGCTCCATCCAGACGCTTGACGGGATCTCGTCTGCGCGGGTTCATCTGGTGCTGCCAGACCGCGAGCCTTTCTCCCGCGATGCGCCAGCGCCGCGTGCCTCTATCATCCTGCGCCCCGAATCCGGCCGTGCGGTGACCCGAAAGCAGGCCGTGGCGGTCAGCAATTTGGTCGCCTCTGCCGTTGCTGATCTGGATATTTCGCGCGTCACCGTTCTGTCGGCCAGTGGCGAGACGATCCTGGCGGAAGGGCCGGACGGCAGCAGCCAAGGCGGCGTCCAATCCGCCAAAGCAGGCATTGAAGACCGCCTGTCGCAAGAGATCCAGAACATCCTGACAGCGCGGGTCGGCGCGGGGAACGCGCGCGTTCATGTGAACGTCGAATTGACCACGCAGCGCGAAGTCATTGTCGAGCAGACATACGACCCCGACCAGCAGGTCGTGCGGTCGACCGAGACGAAGTCCGAAGACCAGACCGGCACGAAAGAGGCTGGCAACGTCGGTGTGGAAAACAACATCCCTGCCGCTTTGGCCGATGGCAATGGGGCAGGGACCTCGACCCGCCGGTCAGAGGCTGACGAGATCGTGCAATATGAGATCGGCAACACGCGCCGCGAGATCGTGCGCGAAGCCGGCGACGTGCGGCGCATGTCGGTCGCGGTTCTGGTGAACGGGATCTACAACGTTGACGGGTCAGATGTGATCTACGCTGAACGCACGCCGGAAGAGCTCGCGCGGCTTGGGGAACTGGTCAAAACTGCCGTCGGATTCGACACTACACGTGGGGATAGTGTCTCTGTCGATAGTATGCGGTTCATGGATTATTCAATGGATCTTGGCGATCCGATCGACAAATCTATCGGGGATGAGCTGACCGAGAATGTCGTGTCTATTGTGCGCGGTGTTTTGGCCCTGCTGGTTGTCGGTCTGATCCTTGTCTTTGGCGTGCGGCCCATGCTGCGCAAGTTCAGCGAAGGGGATCAGCTCAACAGCTACGAAGATCCCGCCCTGACCGCAGAAAAGGCCGCCGAACCCGCCGCACTGACAGCGGAAGGCCAGCGCCCCAAGCTGCCCGGCACCACGCCAGCCGTCGCGGATATTGCCGAGGATGACGACCCGCTGACTGTCACGGATGATGATATCGAAGCTGCGGAAGTGGCTGAATACGTGCGCAAGGAAGGCATTCGCGGGAATCTCCACAAGAAAAAGATCGAGACGATCCAACAGCTTGCAGATGAGAAACCCCAAGAGGTTCTGCGCGTGATCCGGTCGTGGCTTCCTGCCGAGGCGGGCGCATGA
- the fliL gene encoding flagellar basal body-associated protein FliL produces MADKAKKKPAAAKQAASADAADRPRGSRKMLIAAALMCVVSLGGGFFLARAAYVKDAEAFEPEYKSEEADQTDTKDDHADAEDHGKDDHAKDEGDAEDHADDTKAASTGLIDLGEMLTNIQGFDQNGTPTSAFLKVNLMVAYRPDAGADKLMVERQPFMRDLFNGYLRGLTENDVRGMAGILYIKAELLKRARAAVGSDLPQEILIKDLIVQ; encoded by the coding sequence ATGGCCGACAAAGCGAAAAAAAAGCCAGCTGCGGCAAAGCAGGCTGCCTCTGCTGACGCAGCGGACCGGCCCCGCGGGTCGCGTAAAATGCTGATCGCGGCCGCACTCATGTGCGTGGTATCCTTGGGCGGCGGCTTTTTCCTTGCCCGTGCGGCTTACGTCAAAGACGCGGAAGCCTTCGAGCCCGAGTATAAGAGCGAAGAAGCCGATCAGACGGACACCAAGGATGATCACGCCGACGCGGAAGATCATGGTAAAGACGATCACGCCAAGGACGAGGGTGATGCCGAAGACCACGCCGATGACACCAAGGCCGCAAGCACAGGGCTGATCGATCTGGGCGAGATGTTGACCAACATCCAAGGTTTCGATCAAAACGGCACCCCGACATCGGCGTTTCTTAAGGTGAACCTGATGGTCGCCTACCGGCCCGATGCGGGCGCGGACAAGCTGATGGTCGAACGCCAGCCCTTCATGCGCGATCTTTTCAACGGCTACCTGCGGGGGCTGACCGAAAACGACGTGCGCGGCATGGCGGGCATTCTTTATATCAAGGCCGAACTGCTGAAACGGGCGCGCGCCGCCGTGGGCAGCGATCTGCCGCAGGAAATCCTGATCAAAGACCTGATCGTGCAGTAG
- a CDS encoding flagellar motor switch protein FliM encodes MSESDTTARRPDEAGSTLIDEIIRMSDFTFDRLPMLDIIGDRMVENLSVALPDLMRAMCEASLASLDYIPMGKVIEGLPKPTFLAVGTGHPFVGEILVVMDQAVLMTAVELMLGGNARNVDLDNTDPFTAIELGFGERLASAVFAELERSLSVVGAANLELDRIETEAEGAAIAKNTSLCARLRLSLTLAGNTGNLDLVIPYDALEQILPDLGKVYFGDRMVSQDQWRGLIGAQIERANVDLDVVLSENVFPLQKIMSWRPGDTIDFGIEEGRDATVTCADTPMFNVSLGKRNNGYVAVQITEKLEILEDHEDDGNDN; translated from the coding sequence ATGAGCGAGAGCGACACAACAGCACGGCGACCCGACGAAGCAGGCAGCACCCTGATCGACGAAATCATCCGCATGTCGGATTTCACCTTTGATCGCCTGCCCATGCTCGACATCATTGGCGATCGCATGGTCGAAAACCTGTCGGTTGCCCTGCCCGACCTGATGCGCGCCATGTGTGAAGCCTCACTGGCCTCGCTTGACTATATCCCCATGGGCAAAGTGATCGAAGGGCTGCCCAAGCCCACGTTTCTGGCCGTTGGCACAGGTCACCCCTTTGTCGGTGAAATCCTTGTGGTGATGGATCAAGCGGTGCTGATGACCGCGGTTGAACTGATGCTGGGCGGGAATGCCAGGAACGTCGATCTCGACAACACCGATCCTTTTACCGCGATCGAGCTTGGCTTTGGCGAACGGCTCGCCTCTGCCGTCTTTGCCGAGCTTGAGCGGTCTTTGTCGGTTGTGGGGGCGGCGAACCTCGAACTCGATCGCATCGAAACCGAGGCCGAAGGTGCCGCGATTGCCAAAAACACAAGCCTTTGCGCACGTTTACGGCTGTCTCTGACCCTTGCGGGGAACACCGGCAACCTTGATCTGGTCATCCCCTATGACGCGCTTGAACAGATCTTGCCGGACCTGGGCAAAGTCTATTTCGGCGACCGGATGGTGTCGCAAGACCAGTGGCGCGGGTTGATCGGGGCGCAGATCGAACGCGCGAACGTCGATCTGGATGTTGTCCTGTCCGAAAACGTCTTTCCGCTACAAAAAATCATGTCATGGCGGCCCGGTGACACGATTGATTTCGGCATCGAGGAAGGCCGCGATGCTACTGTGACCTGCGCCGACACCCCGATGTTCAACGTGTCGTTGGGCAAACGTAACAACGGCTATGTGGCTGTGCAAATTACCGAAAAGCTGGAAATTCTGGAGGACCACGAAGATGATGGCAACGATAATTGA
- a CDS encoding MotE family protein — protein sequence MFGPGMLNGKIILGGLALTLCAKAALSFPELPLFKDSALPQQPMVVLAAETKEETGLQPVQDAPPLVGNLPELSNGCEAPEDVLISLTKERELVRLQQEELENQRAEFALARERLNIEKASLTELKTSIEDLLGRVDAAQTEDLDRLIQLYTNMKPTDAARIMDDLDIETTIMILGTMKPRTAAPILAKIPPVRARAVSKIILERSQLPADQDLTGIKLR from the coding sequence ATGTTTGGACCAGGTATGTTGAACGGGAAAATTATCCTTGGAGGGCTGGCCCTGACGCTCTGCGCCAAAGCCGCGCTATCCTTTCCTGAATTGCCCTTGTTCAAGGATAGTGCGCTGCCACAGCAGCCGATGGTCGTTCTTGCCGCTGAAACCAAAGAGGAAACGGGCCTGCAGCCGGTTCAGGATGCCCCGCCGCTGGTGGGCAACCTGCCCGAACTTTCAAACGGCTGCGAAGCGCCCGAAGACGTTTTGATCTCGCTCACGAAAGAGCGCGAATTGGTGCGGTTGCAGCAGGAAGAGCTGGAAAACCAACGTGCTGAATTTGCGCTGGCCCGCGAACGGCTTAACATCGAAAAAGCATCTCTGACCGAGCTCAAGACCTCTATCGAGGATCTGCTGGGTCGCGTTGATGCCGCGCAGACCGAAGACCTTGATCGTCTGATCCAGCTTTACACGAATATGAAGCCGACCGATGCGGCGCGTATCATGGATGATCTGGACATCGAGACGACGATTATGATCCTTGGTACCATGAAGCCAAGAACAGCCGCGCCTATCCTTGCAAAGATCCCGCCTGTACGGGCGCGCGCCGTCTCCAAAATCATTCTGGAACGTTCGCAGCTTCCGGCGGATCAAGATCTTACAGGTATCAAGCTTCGTTAA
- a CDS encoding flagellar biosynthesis protein FlhB, whose protein sequence is MAENSDSTEKTLEPTEKKLKDARKKGDVPSSKETGNMVVVVAMLGIAALVLPYQAPQIVVALSVLLDHSPNLMVATGEPGVIRLGQIMSEFFYMIVWAVLPIFGVLFLGGAIGAVIQGETVVAAERIKPKLSKLSPLEGLKRLFSANALVEFAKSIVKVLAIGGLAVWFTNEAVRRIWTSSGFIPEHLPGYLTAAAVKLLIAAAILLVPIAIADILWRRFDWRRKQRMSQKDIKDEHKESEGSPEIRQKRARRRRELSQQRTITAVPLADVILTNPTHYSIALKYDPAQDMAPVCIAKGADHLARRIREVAAEHDIPMIENKPLTRMLYDEIDVDQVIPVAHWEIVAEIISFVFDLRNNKKRAAPQGSTLRTDPY, encoded by the coding sequence ATGGCCGAGAATAGCGACAGCACGGAAAAGACCCTAGAGCCGACTGAAAAGAAGCTTAAGGACGCGCGCAAGAAAGGGGATGTCCCGTCTTCAAAGGAGACGGGAAACATGGTCGTTGTCGTGGCAATGTTGGGGATCGCCGCCTTGGTCTTGCCCTATCAGGCCCCGCAAATCGTCGTCGCGCTGTCGGTTCTGCTGGACCATTCCCCAAATCTAATGGTCGCCACGGGAGAGCCGGGGGTGATCCGGCTGGGGCAGATCATGAGCGAATTTTTTTATATGATCGTGTGGGCAGTCCTTCCTATCTTTGGCGTTTTGTTTTTGGGCGGCGCGATTGGCGCTGTGATTCAGGGTGAAACCGTCGTCGCGGCAGAGCGTATCAAACCAAAGCTTTCCAAATTGTCACCGCTGGAGGGGTTGAAGCGTCTTTTTTCGGCCAATGCACTGGTCGAATTCGCGAAAAGTATCGTCAAAGTCTTGGCAATCGGTGGGCTTGCCGTGTGGTTCACGAATGAAGCGGTGCGGCGCATCTGGACCTCGTCGGGCTTTATCCCCGAGCATCTGCCCGGCTATCTGACCGCCGCTGCTGTTAAGCTGTTGATTGCGGCTGCAATTCTGCTTGTACCAATCGCGATTGCCGATATTCTGTGGCGTCGTTTTGATTGGCGGCGCAAGCAAAGGATGAGCCAGAAAGACATCAAGGACGAACATAAGGAATCCGAAGGCTCCCCCGAAATCCGGCAGAAACGGGCGCGTCGCCGGCGCGAGCTGTCACAACAGCGTACAATCACTGCTGTGCCTTTGGCGGATGTCATTCTGACCAACCCGACCCATTATTCAATCGCGCTGAAATACGACCCGGCGCAGGATATGGCCCCGGTCTGTATCGCCAAAGGTGCGGATCATCTGGCGCGGCGCATCCGCGAAGTGGCTGCGGAGCACGATATTCCGATGATCGAGAATAAACCGTTAACGCGAATGCTGTATGACGAGATCGACGTCGATCAGGTCATTCCCGTCGCCCATTGGGAAATTGTCGCCGAGATCATAAGCTTCGTCTTTGACCTGCGCAACAATAAAAAGCGGGCGGCACCGCAGGGGTCTACCCTGCGGACCGATCCATATTAA
- a CDS encoding flagellar biosynthetic protein FliR, whose translation MAIEPFISTLFFSFFVVFARIGTALMFMPGFGEVQIPVRPRLSLAVLISLSLLPLTPIASALPDSAVTAVFLLGAEVLIGLWIGLCARILLSALQFAGFQVGQVSGLANAFGPSFGSFEGATMVATLLLMSAVTMIFVTDTHHLIIRALLASYQVFPPGQFVLADLADQILRVASASLYIGTAIAAPFFVMGVILNLGMGLANRMMPQLPVFFVAASLLIGAGLLILAIALPAMLDYFLVRFQEWIMGFRI comes from the coding sequence GTGGCAATCGAACCCTTCATCTCGACGCTATTTTTCTCTTTTTTCGTGGTGTTTGCCCGCATTGGCACGGCGCTGATGTTTATGCCCGGGTTTGGGGAGGTCCAGATTCCGGTGCGCCCGCGGCTGTCCTTGGCGGTGCTGATCAGTCTTTCCCTGCTTCCGCTGACGCCCATTGCAAGCGCGCTGCCTGATAGCGCGGTGACCGCGGTGTTCCTGCTGGGAGCCGAGGTGCTGATCGGGCTGTGGATTGGTCTTTGCGCGCGTATCCTATTGTCAGCATTGCAGTTTGCGGGGTTCCAGGTCGGGCAGGTGTCTGGTTTGGCAAACGCTTTTGGCCCGTCGTTCGGGTCGTTTGAAGGCGCGACGATGGTGGCGACCTTGCTGCTGATGAGCGCGGTGACGATGATCTTTGTCACAGACACCCATCATCTGATCATCCGCGCATTGCTTGCCAGTTATCAGGTGTTCCCGCCCGGACAGTTCGTGCTTGCCGATCTTGCTGATCAAATACTCCGTGTCGCGAGTGCGAGCCTTTACATCGGGACGGCAATTGCGGCCCCCTTCTTTGTGATGGGTGTGATCTTGAACCTTGGCATGGGGCTGGCAAACCGGATGATGCCACAACTGCCCGTGTTTTTCGTGGCGGCATCGCTGTTGATCGGGGCAGGGCTGCTGATCCTTGCTATCGCCCTGCCGGCCATGCTTGATTACTTCCTAGTGCGATTCCAGGAGTGGATCATGGGCTTTAGGATCTAA